One segment of Ipomoea triloba cultivar NCNSP0323 chromosome 12, ASM357664v1 DNA contains the following:
- the LOC116000201 gene encoding ubiquitin carboxyl-terminal hydrolase 4-like: MGATGSKLEKALGDQFPEGERYFGLENFGNTCYCNSVLQALYFCVPFREQLLDYYSNNKNLADADESLLTCLADLFMQISSQKKKTGVISPRRFVQKLKKQNEIFRSYMHQDAHEFLNYLLNELVDILEKESNAAKSDQEISPSEKIANGPKTTLANGTHKEPLVTWVHKNFQGILTNETRCLCCETVTARDETFFDLSLDIEQNSSITSCLKNFSSTETLNAEDKFFCDKCCSLQEAQKRMKIKKPPHILVIHLKRFKYIEQLGRYKKLSYRVVFPLELKLSNTVEELDAEYSLFAVVVHVGSGPNHGHYVSLVKSHNHWLYFDDENVEMIDESAVQTFFGSAQEYSSNTDHGYILFYESVCSGTTS; encoded by the exons ATGGGGGCTACGGGCTCGAAACTGGAGAAAGCGCTAGGAGACCAGTTTCCGGAAGGCGAGAGGTACTTCGGTCTTGAGAATTTCGGGAATACTTGCTATTGTAACAGCGTGCTTCAG gCACTCTATTTCTGTGTTCCATTTCGGGAACAGCTACTGGACTACTATTCAAATAACAAAAACCTTGCTGATGCAGATGAAAGTCTCTTGACATGCCTAGCAGACTTATTTATGCAG ATTAGCtcacaaaagaagaaaacaggTGTGATTTCTCCAAGACGCTTTGTGCAGAAACTGAAGAAGCAGAACGAGATTTTCCGCAGTTATATGCATCAG GATGCTCACGAATTCCTTAACTATTTGCTGAATGAACTTGTTGACATACTGGAAAAAGAGTCCAATGCTGCCAAGAGTGATCAAGAAATTTCACCATCGGAGAAGATTGCAAATGGACCAAAGACCACCCTTGCCAATGGTACTCATAAGGAACCTCTTGTCACCTGGGTGCACAAAAACTTCCAG GGTATTTTGACTAATGAAACAAGGTGCTTATGTTGTGAGACTGTAACAGCAAGGGATGAAACATTTTTTGACTTGAGCCTTGATATTGAACAGAACAGTTCAATAACAAGCTGCCTTAAGAATTTTAGTTCTACCGAGACTTTGAACGCTGAAGACAAATTTTTTTGCGACAAGTGCTGCAG TTTGCAGGAGGCCCAAAAGAGAATGAAGATTAAGAAGCCGCCCCATATCCTAGTGATCCATTTGAAGCGATTCAAGTATATAGAACAACTAGGTCGGTACAAGAAGCTATCTTACCGCGTTGTCTTCCCTCTAGAGCTGAAGTTGAGCAATACAGTCGAGGAGTTAGACGCAGAATACTCCTTATTCGCAGTGGTAGTCCATGTCGGAAGCGGACCCAACCACGGGCACTATGTCAGCCTCGTCAAGAGCCATAACCATTGGCTTTACTTCGACGACGAGAACGTGGAGATGATCGACGAATCTGCTGTCCAGACGTTTTTCGGATCAGCACAGGAGTATTCCAGCAACACGGATCACGGCTACATCCTGTTTTACGAAAGCGTATGTTCTGGCACCACAAGCTGA